The window TAAACCTAGGAGCAGGCTTATGTGTTTTCGTAGGACCAGCACTAGTTGCTTTATTCTATAACTTTGTTGGAGCACAAGGGATTATCTTTATCTTAGTAGGTCTCTACTTATTAAGTGCTGTTTTAACAAGATTTTTAAAATTACCTTCTGAAGTTCAAGTAAAAGGAGAAGGAATTGAAGAAAAAGTAATCTAGTTTTATAGATATTGTCAATTAAAAAAATGACAATATTAATCTATAAATATATGTCATAGATTCCATTGATATGGGAAAATAAAATGGATTATCTAGTTGAACATCAGAATGCTAAAGGAGTGCATCAGCTATGAAAAAACTCATTAACGATCCAAAAAATGTAGTAGAAGAAATGCTAGAAGGATATATTAAAGCACACCCAAATTATATAAAAGTACTACCGGAAAATGACCGCGCACTTGTAACAACAAAAGAGACAAGAGAAGGAAAAGTTGGCATATTAATTGGTGGAGGCTCAGGCCATGAACCAGCGTTTATGGGTTATGTAGGTGCTGGAATGGCTGATGGCGTTGCTGTTGGGAATATTTTCGCTTCCCCTTCACCAGACCCAATAGTAGAAGTGACAAAAGCGATTGATAAGGGTGCAGGTGTTGCCTATTTATATGGAAACTATGCCGGCGATGTGATGAACTTTGGAATGGCAGCTGAAATGGCTGATTTAGAAGAAGATATTAAAGTAGAAATGGCTTTAACATCTGATGATGTAGCGTCAGCTCCGAAGGCAGAAAAAGAAAAACGCCGTGGAATTGCGGGATCATTATTTATTTGGAAGGCAGCAGGTGCCGCAGCAGACTTTGGCTATAGTCTTGAGGATGTTATCCGCATGGCGAAGAAAGCAAATGAAAATACCCGCTCAATGGGTGTCGGTTTATCTCCATGCTCCTTGCCGCAAACGGGTAAGCCAAGCTTTGAATTAGGCGAAAATGAGATGGAGATCGGTCTTGGCCACCACGGAGAGCCTGGGGTTGAAAAGGGACCAATTAAAACAGCGGATGAAGTAGCCGATCGTCTTGTTCAAGATATTTTAGCTGATATTGAGATAACAAAGGGTGACAAAGTAGCTGTACTGGTGAATGGTCTTGGTTCCACACCTAGAATGGAATTATATATTCTGTTTAGAAGAGTGGAGCAAATTCTTAACGAAAAAGGAATTGAAATTCATCGCTCCTATGTAGGCGATTATATTACTTCTTTAGAAATGGGCGGTTGCTCGGTAACCTTAATGAAATTGGATGATGAGTTAATGAAAGCGGTTGATCATCCGGTTGATTGTCCTATGTTTGTTCAAAAATAAAGGGGGGTTATGAGAATGGAATTAACAGCAGTAGATTTGAAACAATTTTATAAAGAGATAGTGGAAATGATTGAAGTTCAAAAGGATTATCTATGTGAACTGGACCGTAAATTAGGCGATGGTGACCATGGTGTGACGATGTCTATCGGCTGGCAGGCGATTAATAATAAATTGGAAAATGAGCTCCTAGAGGAAGAGGATTGCAGCAAGATTAGTATTACGGTAGGAAAAACGTTTTTAAGTGCGGTTGGCTCCTCTGTGGGTCCGTTATATGCTACAGGATTTTTACGGGGGGCAAAGGAAATTAAAGGTAAAACCGTTATAAACGATCATGACCTTGCGCAATATTGGATTGCCTTTGCTAAAGGTGTGAAGGAGCGAGGTCAGGCAGAGGTCGGCGATAAAACTATGATTGATACACTGGAGCCTTTCTTCCAGACATTAGAAGCAAGCTATGGTGAATCACAGAATTTCGTTAGCTCGTTCCGCTTGGCTGTGGAAGCGGGTAAAAAAGGCATGGAGTCTACGAAAGATTTATTATCGAAAAGAGGACGTTCCAGTCGTTTAGGTGAAAGGTCTCTTGGTGCACAGGATCCTGGTGCTACATCAGCCTACTACATCCTATCTACTTTCCAGAGCTTTATTGAGAAGTACAGCGTAGCCGTATAATAGTCATTTGAATAAAGAATAACCACATAACATCCTAGAATGAACAGAAAAAAATAGTAGTATTCAAAAAAAGGAATCAGGAACCTTTATTTCTGGTTCTTTTTTTTAGAAAAAAACGGTTAGTATTTTTAAATGAAAATTAAAAATGAAATAAAACGATAAAAAACAAAAATAAAAATTGAAAAATGATAAAATAAGTATTAAAATGAAAATATATAAAAGAATATACGAAAAACCAAGGGGGTTTACGAAAAATGAAAATTGGTATTGGCAGTGATCATAATGCGTTTCAATTTAAGGAAGAGCTTAAAAGGTTCTTGGCAAATACAGAGCATGAAATCGTAGACTATGGATGCTACAGTCAGGATGCAGTTGACTATCCGGATGTAGCCTTTGAAGTGGCAGAGGCCATTAGTGAAGGAAAGCTTGAACGCGGCATCTTAATTTGCGGGACGGGTATCGGTGTTTCGATTGCTGCTAATAAATATCCAGGCATCCGAGCAGCGCTATGTCATGATACCTACTCTGCTGAAAGAGCGCAGCTCAGCAATAATGCGCAAATCATTACGATGGGATCACAAATTATTGGTTTAGAAACGGGGAAGAAAATTGTGGATGCCTACCTAAATTCTGAGTGGGCAGAAGGTTCTAAAAAGAAAGTAGATAAAATTATCGAAAAAGAAAAAGAATTTGTAAATGTAAATTTTAAAGAAGTAGTTGCTTGCAGCTAAAAGAGCAAAATCCAAAGGGGGCGACAACATGCAATCATTGTTGCTGGATATAGTAAAAGTAACCGAATCAGCTGCCATTGCAGCACTGCCTTGGATTGGTAGCGGCGATAAAATGGCGGCAGATGGTGCCGGGACTAACGCAATGCGTGCGTCATTAAACAGGTTAAGGATGAACGGTACTGTCGTGATAGGCGAAGGAGAAATCGACGAGGCACCAATGCTGTTTATCGGTGAAAAGGTGGGAGCTGGAAATGGTCTGGAGGTGGATATCGCCGTTGATCCGATTGAAGGGACGAATCCTACCGTTAATGGACAGAGCAATGCCAGCGCAGTGATAGCTGTTGCGCCGAAAGGGACTTTGCTTCATGCTCCAGACATGTATATGGAAAAAATCGCGGTCGGACCAAAAGCAAAGGGCAAGATCGATATTGAAGCACCATTGCTAGATAATATTCAGGCTGTCGCCAAGGCAAGCGGCAAGGATGTAAGAGAGTTAACCATCCTTATCCAAGATAGACCAAGACATCAGGAATATATTGACATCATCAGAGGATGCGGAGCCAAGGTCCATTTATTCAATGATGGCGATGTGACCTACACAGCAGCAACCTGTATTGAAAACTTGAATATCGATATGTTTCTCGGCATCGGTGGTGCGCCAGAGGGCGTGCTTGGTGCTGTTGCCGTAAAAGGTCTTGGTGGTGAAATGCAGGCTAAGCTACTGCCATTTGATGAAGAAGAGTTTAATCGATGCAAGAAAATGGGAATTCTTCATCCGACCAAACCACTTAGGCATGAACAATTAATAAGTTCAGAAGACTGCATTTTTGCCGCAACTGGAATTACAGATAATCTGTACTTAAACGGAATTAAAAAGGAATCTAACCAGTATGTCACCCATTCCATCTTAATTTATGGAATAGAGCAGCGAGTAAGATATATCGAAAGCTTATATCCAGAGTATGAGTTTGCTAGATAAAAAGATAATTATATTAATAGTTTAAAGGGTCAAGAATATCAATAAAAACCAATATTGGAGGCAACAAGCATGGAATTTTTCTTAGATACAGCAAACATAGAAGAAATCAAGCGTATTAACCGCTTAGGTCTTGTGGATGGAGTAACTACGAACCCGACGATCATTGCAAAAGAAAACAGAGATTTTGAAGAAACCATTAAGGAAATTTGCAATCTTGTTGAGGGCCCTGTTAGTGCGGAAGTGATTGGTTTAACCGTTGATGAGATGGTGACGGAAGCAAGAGTAATTGCGGAGTGGGCTCCGAATGTTGTTGTAAAAATCCCAATGACAGAAGCTGGTCTTGAGGCTGTGAATATTTTATCAAAAGAAGGCATTAAAACGAATGTAACGTTAATTTTCTCGGTTTCGCAAGGATTAATGGCGGCAAAAGCTGGGGCAACCTATGTCAGCCCATTTGTTGGAAGAGTTGACGATATTGGAGTTGACGGCTTAGAGCTTATCCAAAACTTAAAAACAGTACTAGTAAACTATCAGTTAGATGCAAAAATTATTACGGCAAGTGTACGAAACATCGGACATTTAGAAAAAGCTGCGATTGCCGGTGCAGATATTGCTACAATCCCAGGCAATTTATTCCCTAAATTATGGAGCCATCCATTAACAGACAATGGAATTAAGCAATTTTTAGCTGATTGGGAAAAGGTGCCGAAGAAACAAGAGGTAAGATAATTCGGGAATAACCCCAGTCTTATCAAAAGAAAAAGGAGTGTTCCATTTGACTGCTATTGCGACATCTGTTGAACAATTATCCATTAATGCCGTTCGTACACTGGCAATTGATGCGATTGAAAAAGCAAATTCAGGACATCCCGGTCTGCCAATGGGAGCGGCGTCTATGGCTTACACATTATGGACGGAGCATATGACACATAACCCTAAAAATGCCAAGTGGTTTAACCGTGACCGTTTTGTCCTATCTGCCGGCCATGGTTCCATGCTTCTCTACGCATTGCTTCATTTATCAGGCTACAATGTCACCATGGACGATTTGAAGAATTTTCGTCAATGGGGCTCGAGAACCCCAGGTCATCCGGAATATGGCCATACAGATGGAGTCGAAACAACAACAGGACCGCTTGGGCAAGGGATTGCTACAGCCGTTGGGATGGCAATGGCCGAAGCGCATCTAGCTGCAGCGTACAATAAAGAAGACTTCACGGTAATTGATCATTATACATTTACACTTGTTGGTGACGGTGATTTAATGGAAGGAATCTCCCATGAAACCGCCTCGCTTGCCGGGCATCTTGGATTAGGAAAATTAATTGTTTTATATGATTCCAATGACATCTCCCTTGATGGCGACTTGAATAAATCTTACTCAGACAATACAGCGGAACGCTTTAAAGCCTACGGCTGGCAGGTGTTGCGGGTAGAAGACGGAAATGACCTAGGTGCTTTAAACCAAGCGATTCATGAAGCAAAAAGCAATACGGCTCAGCCGACGTTAATTGAAGTGAAAACGGTCATTGGTTACGGATCACCGAATAAATCAGGCTCCTCTGCATCACATGGTGCACCGCTTGGAAAGAGTGAAGTGGAATTAACAAAGGAAAGTTACCAATGGAGTTATGAGCCGTTCCAGGTTCCAGAAGAGGTTTATCACGATTTTAACGAAAAAACACGGGAAAAGGGTGCTGTTGCAGAAGAGGCATGGAATCATGTGTTTTCTGCATACAAAGAAAGGTATCCTAAAGATGCGGAAGAGTTAGAGCGTGCGATAAAAGGTGAACTGCCGCTGAATTGGTCTGAAAATCTTCCTGTCTATGAACTTGGTGAAAATAAAGCAACCCGTGATGCATCTGGCCAAGTGCTCAATGCCATCGCAGAAGCTTTGCCACAATTTATCGGTGGAAGCGCAGATTTAGCAGGTTCAAACAAAACAACAATTCTTGGACAGACAGATTTTTCAAAGAATGCCTATGAAGGTAGAAATATATGGTTTGGCGTCCGTGAATTTGCCATGGCTGCAGCGTTAAACGGAATGGCCTTGCATGGAGGATTAAAGGTATTCGGTGGGACATTCTTTGTCTTCAGTGACTATCTCCGCCCAGCCGTACGATTATCTGCCCTAATGAAATTACCTGTCACCTATGTCCTTACACATGATTCCATTGCTGTAGGGGAGGACGGTCCTACGCATCAGCCGATTGAACACTTAGCTTCTTTCCGTGTGATGCCTGGTTTATCCGTCATCCGTCCGGCAGACGGAAATGAAACGAGTGCAGCCTGGAGACTCGCGGTAGAATCTACGAATAAACCAACTGCTTTAGTACTGACAAGACAGAACCTGCCAATATTAGCAGGGACGAAGGAACAGGCCTATGAAGGTGTGACAAAAGGTGCTTATGTGATTAGTCCGGCAGTCAAGGATACAGCGGATGCGATTTTAATTGCAACCGGATCAGAGGTCCATCTGGCCATTCAGGCACAGCAAGCGTTAAAAGAAAAAGGGATTGCCGTGAGTGTGGTCAGCATGCCGTCATGGGATCGTTTTGACGAACAAGACCAGACGTATAAGGATGCTGTCCTGCCTCCACAAGTAACCAAACGGTTGGCGATTGAAATGGGCTCCCCATTTGGCTGGGAACGCTATGTGGGAGACAAAGGCAGAATAATTGGAATTGATACGTTTGGAGCATCTGGAAAAGCGGAGAAATTAATGGAGGACTTTGGATTTACGATTGACAATGTCGTAAAACAAGTGGAAGGCTTATTGTAAGTGACCTTGATTAATAAATTACTTTTATTGCTAATTTGTTTACTACCCATTTTGAAAAGATAGATAGAACATGTTAACTTCATTCAGCAAATGCTTTTTGTACCGAAAGCTTGCGACAGGTACAGAAGTCCTCCACTTCTACAAGTGGGGGATGAATGCAAATGGTACTTCGATTCAGTGGGGTACAAACCCCTGCTGAATGAAGTTAAGCCACCGGCGAGTCTTGCGATTTTTTAAAGGTAGTTTATCGAGCGAGCTCGATAAAAAATCCGGACGCAAATTCGACGGGCGAATTTGATTAAAAAAACCGGAACAAACTTTGGTTCTGCCCCAAGAACCGTGACTTTATTGGAAGGGAACGCCATAAAGGTCTGTGGAAAGATGCCATTTCTTACTGAAGAAATGGCATCTTTCCTTTGGGTGCGGATGCTTCGGAACCAGCCTGCGAAACGTCCTCGTAAGGAGGTTCTGAATGCCTCGGAACCCCTAATAATTGGCTTTACATCAGTCCGGTTACCTGTAGGTCGGTAATGAGAAACACTCCGTATGGAAACTTTTTTACGGTATAGATATTTTCAAAGTCCATGACGGTTTCTCGCGCCTCATCCCCGAAATAGACTCCAAACGATTCTTGGACGGTTATCTGATAAGTATCCTCTTCAATCGGAGTAATTTTGCTAACCTCATAATAGAGCAGGGTTTCCTTTATGTTACGTTCATACGTATCAAGAACATATTCAGCCTGTGCATGATAGAAAACACTCGTCGGGTCAATGAGATGCATGATATAGATGAAGGCTCCCTCGTTGACCGCCAAAGGATAATTGGTCATATATTCGTCCATCAGCATCCTTATTTTCTGCTCCTCCAGCTCGGAGGGTCCCTCCACGTCTGAAGTGGTAGCAGAAGGTATTTCAGCAGGTGGTGCTGGACCGTCAGCTTCTGCTCCAGTAGGCGGTGCAGGGCGCTCACCCCCTGTTTTTGTATCATTAGGCAGCTCCTTTGTTGGTTTCGTTTGAGTGGGCGCTTCCTCCTTTGGAGCCGTTTCCTTCCGGCTGGCCTCCTCAACAGTTTCTTGACCCTGGACATTCTCCACGGGTGTCTCCTCAATTGAAGCGTCGTTAGAAGTCTCCTTATCAGAGCAGCCAACCACTAATAGGAGGCAAATTATCCATAATAGGATCAATCCATACGGTTTTCTCATCATCTCACCTCTGCAGAATATGGACGTGATTAAGATAAATAGTAAATAAGTGATAAAAAAAGTCCCAACTCTATCCTATTCAGCTTGGGTGAAGAAATATGCTTCGTCCTTCAAGAAAATTTGCGGGGAAAGCGACCGGAAAAAGGTCATTATTGTTTGGTTATGTGGCATGGTCTAGAAGGATAGCGTAAAACGGCTAAGTAAATGGAGAATTTATAAATGGTAATCTATGAGATAAGAAATATTGATAACGAAGCCTATGAACATGAAGTGGTTGAAGAGCGATAAATTAAGCGGGATATCTGATTGAAAAAATATATCCGCGGTTTTGGGAGACTTATCCGCGGATTTCAGCGGGATATCCGCGCTTTTTGATAAGATATCCGCGCTTTTTTAACACATATCCGCATATATCCATTTTATACCAATTATTAAAGGCTTAATTACCTCTTTATATAAAAAAACAAAAAGAGTCAGCCCCCTACCGTTGAGAGGATTGACTCTTTTCTTATCTTATCTTATTCGTTCGCTTCGCTAGCCTTCACTTCTTTTTTCATCGGCTGAACATATCCGTATGTCATTGTCCGCCACAGCCATTCAAACGGACCAAAGTGGAAGCTTCTCAGCCAGATATAGCTGAACAGAGTTTGAGCCGCATAGATGGCGAGACAGATAAGTGTTCCTGCTGCGAGGCTGACCTTTCCATAATAATTCAGCCCTAAGAATATCCCGAGCGAGATAAAGGTCTGCAATAAATAATTTGTTAACGCCATCTGTCCGGTATAGCCAAGCGGACGCAGCAGTCTTTGCCAGAACGAACGACGCAGTAGCAGCACTAATGATGACATATAGAAGAAGCATAGGACCACTCCGCTTAAGCTAGTAAGGAGGAAGATGGTATTTTGCTGATAAGCACCTGTGTCGATGGCACCTGTTTTAAAGGAAGCCAATAGAGCAACAAGCGGAAGACCTAATAACAGCGTAATCCACCATACCTTTTTAAGCATTCGCAGATGGTCTGAGACCGCCCGGAACACACCGATTTTTCCGGCATAAAGTCCGAATAAGAACATGGCCAGAACCGTGATAATCGTAAAAGGGATATTTGCTAGTACCATGCCTATTTCGGTTTGCAGGCGGTACGCAACCAGCTCTAAATATGGTGCATTTTCATACATCTCTACATATTCGGCAAGCTTACCCGATTCAGTCTCGTCTATCTCTGTGTAAATGGTTTCCATCTTGGATGCAGGAATTAGAAACGGGGCAGATAGTGAACCACTCCCACCACTTACCACCCTTACGGGTCGCTTGAAGTGGGGGCTTCTCGACTTATCGTTACTTTTACTAGCTAACGAAAAATGACCGAGCTAACCCTCTTGTTCCAAGAGTTCTTGTTTCTATGATAACGCCAATAGGCGAATACCTTCATTTTTGATATTGATTGCTGAATTGTAGTCACGCTCTGCCACGTAACCACATGAACAACGGTAGGTGCGTTCAGATAGTTTCATTGGTTTTTCTGCACCACAACAAGAACACTTCTTAGTGGAAGGGAACCACTTATCCATTTTCACGAGTTGTTTTCCTTGTTCTTTTAGCTTGTACGCTAAGAAAGTAGTGAACATACCCCAACCATTGTCGTGAACGCTTTTTCCAAAGTGAAGGGCTTGAGACATTCCCTTCATGTTCAAGTCCTCAATCACGACAGCATCAAAGTTAGAAGCTAATTCTTTTGACTTATGATGAAGAAAATTCATGCGTTGGTTCGCCACTTTCTCATGTAACTTAGCTACTACTAGTCGTTGCTTGTTCCAACGTGCAGAACCTTTCTTACGTTTGGACAGAATGCGTTGTGCTTTTGCTAATTTTTCTGACATGACACGATAGTAACGAGGATAATTGGCTTTCTCATTCTCACTACTCACGTATAATTCATCCATAGCAAAATCTAGCCCAACGACATTTTCTATTGTTTTAGGCTGTATGTCTTTTTCGTATTCTGTTAGTACAGACACATAGTATTTCCCTGACTTCGTTCTCGAAATGGTGCAGGATTTCAGTTTGTAGTTCTCAGGAATTTCTCTATGCTGTTTGATTTTCACAAGTTTTAGCTTAGGTAATTTGATATGACCGTCTTTCAATTCGATGTTTCCATCGACTAAGTTAGTCGTGTAGGATTGTTTTGCTTTACGGTTTTTGAACTTTGGAAATTCCGCATTTCCTACAAAGAAATTCTTATAAGCAGTCTGCAAGTTGATTTGTGCGTTCGCTAAGGCTAATGAATCCACTTCTTTTAGGAATGGAAACTCACCTTTGTATTTTGCAGGAGTCGGAAACTTTTGCTTTTTAAGCATTTCTTTATCGTCCTTGAACTTTTCATAGGTTTCCTTGCGTTCAGCTAACATCTTGTTATAGACAAAACGAACACAGCCGAAAGTTTTGGCTAATAATACGGCTTTTTCTTTGTTTGGCAACAATCGAAATTTGAAAGCTTTGTTTTGTTTGGTCATATCAATTCACCTCACTTTTGACCTTGATTTTCGATGTATTTTTTGATGGTATCAATTGGAGCACCGCCTGTTGTAAGTAGACAGAAACTCCTTGACCAGAACATTTCTTTCCATAGCTTTTTTCTGATATGCGGAAAATCTCTCTTTATCAATCGAGAACTTGCACTCTTATAAGCATTGATGAACTTTGATAATTCAGAGTTGGGATGTGCTTTGAATAAGATGTGGATATAGTCTTTATCATGATTCCATTCCACTAAAGAAATATTGTACTTACTTCCAATCTCAGTGAACATCACCTTTGCAAAATCAGATATTTCACTGTCAAACACTTGTCTGCGATATTTCACAACCAGTACAAGATGATAATACATCAAGAACACTGAATGATTATTACTATCTAATTTCATTGTTATATCAATCCTTTATTCTACCTAAGACTGATTATACCAAAACCTTTGGCTAAAGCCAACCGAAATTCATCTCCCACCTACTCATTGGGCTATCGCCCTTCACAATTCTTGAGGATGGGAGACTTCTTTCGGAAATCCGTTAAAGCATGGAACGCAATTAATAAGCTGAAAGCCCAAATCAACAGTGTTTTAGGTTTTCTCTTATAAAAAAGCAGCAGTAGAAAGCCGGCAATGGCGTAGGTATGGAGGATATCCCCGTACCAAAGGAGCACGAGATGAAGGGCGCCAAATAATAGCAGTGCGAATAGCCGTCTGGAAAACAAACGGTTGATCCTGAGCCCCTTCTGTTCGGCACGGCTCATAAAGATGTAAAACCCAAGGCCGAATAGGAAGGAAAAAATCGTATAAAATTTCGTTTGAACAAACATCTGAAACAAGAGGTCAAGCCAGTAATCCATGCCGTTATACTCCGGAGCACTCACCATCAAAGCCGGTGAATGGAAGGCAGGCATATTCACCAGGAATATCCCGAGCAGCGCAAAGCCACGAATGATATCGATTGTCAAAATCCTCTCCTGGCTGGATATCGGTGTTGATTTCATCCCATCATCTCCTAATCAAATTCGCCCGTCGAATTTGCGTCCGGATTTTTATCGAGCTTGCTCGATAAACTACCTTAAACAAACAATTATCAAGATGAAATATCGATAGGGTCAATCAAGAAAACATTAGTCCCATAATTAATATGTAGAAATTAAACAGGGTATACCGGAATATTTGGATATAATATCCAGAAGTGGTGTCAGGCATCATTTAATCAGACTAGACCTCCATCATAGGTCCACACTCGGTGACTTGCTCAAGGAAGCTTGTAAAGAAAAAAGAGAATGAGATTGACGTAAATAAGGAACTACTATAAGAAGTGATAGGACTAATTTTCTAAATCAAGGAAATCGATGGTTTTGGGGAGGTCTACATGGATAGAAGAGTATGGAAGAATCCTGTTTTTTCAGTATCGGCGGTCGTTATTACATTGCTGGTGATATTGGGGGCTGCTGTTCCAGAGCGATTTGGAATCGTTGCTGGGCGCTTATTTAATTACACCACCATCAACTTTGGCTGGTTTTATTTGATTGCTGTATTTATATTAATCATTTTTTTAGTAGGACTTGCCATTAGTAAATATGGGACGATTCGTTTAGGAGGGGAGGATGAGCGTCCGGAGTTTTCCTTTTTTACGTGGATTGGCATGCTGTTTTCTGCTGGCTTTGGTGCTGGGCTTGTCTTCTGGGGAGTTGCCGAGCCGATGAGTCACTTTTTTACCTCACCTTTTCCGGGAGTGGAATCGCAGAATGAGGAAGCGGCAAGGGTGGCCATGGGCTATGCCTTTTTTCATTGGGGTGTCAGCCAATGGGCGGTGTTTGCGATTGTCGGATTGGTGATTGCCTTTTTACAGTTTCGAAAACAAAAAAATGGCTTGGTGTCGACAGCCCTCGAGCCAGTGACGGGCAGTAAACCAATAGTGAAGGGGACGATTGATACGCTGGCTGTTATCGCCACGGTTATGGGGATAGCAACCTCAATCGGCTTAGGTGTTCTGCAGATGAATGGCGGAATTAATGCGGTATTTGGGACGGAGAACTCCTTTGGAATTCAGCTAATGATCATCTTTTTCATTTTTATCGCCTATATGCTGTCCTCAACCACTGGACTCGATAAGGGGATTAAATTTCTGAGCAATTTAAACTTAGCTTTAGCGATTGTCCTTTTGTTGTTCGTCCTAATTGTAGGTCCGACGGTGTTTATTATGGAAAGCTTTACGCTGGCAATCGGAGATTATTTTTCTAACTTCATTCAGTACAGCTTACGGCTGCAGCCTTATCGCGGCGGGACTTGGGTACGAGATTGGACGATTTTCTACTGGGCATGGGCCATCGCCTGGTCACCATATGTAGGGGCGTTTGTAGCGAGAGTTTCAAGGGGGCGGACGATTCGAGAATACATCATGGGGGTGATGGTCATTCCGCCGCTGATTGCTTGTCTCTGGATTGCAGCTTTTGGGGGGACGGCGTTATGGAATGACCTAAATCGCCAGGCAGGTATCGCGGAGGCAGTCAATGCGGATATTACCTCGGCCCTGTTCGAGACCTTTAGCCAGCTGCCATTTACGGCCATAGTGTCATCACTTTCCATTTTGCTGATTCTAACATTCCTGGTCACATCGGCGGATTCTGCTACCTATACATTAGCGAGCATGACCAGTAATGGCACGCTGACACCGCCAACCTTTGCCAAGCTGGTCTGGGGTGTCTTGATGTCAGCGATTGCAACCGTCCTGCTTTATGCCGGCGGTTTGGAGGCCCTGCAGACGGCTTCCTTGATAGCGGCTTTGCCGTTTACCATCATATTGCTGATGCTAATTTTTGCAATAGTTAAGCTGTTAAAGCATGAGCCTCTGCCCATTCGTAAAGCAGACTTACGCCGTTTTCGCCGTCTCGAGATGGCAGCCGCGAATAAAAAGGGTAAGAAATAAGGAGCAGGTGCGGTTTCTATCGATTCTAATACCTGAAAAAAGACAAACTCGGGGAGTTTGTCTTTTTAGCGTTGCCTGACACTACAGCTGCATTTGTTTGTTTCTGCGTTGAAGGATGAGGGCTTCTAGTGTTCCAGATCCGAGGAGGACTCCGGAAACAATGAGAACTAATCCGGCATAGTGTGCGGGTACGATGGCTTCATTCAGGAACAATGCTGCACCTAGGACGGAGAAGAAGGTATTTAAGTTCAAGAATATGGACGCTTCGGCAGGTCCGACCTGGCTGATGCAATAGTTATAGACGGCGTGTCCAATGCCCGTTCCAAAGACGGCTGAAAGCAGGAAGACCACCCATAGCGACGGCGTTGCCCCTGGAATCGTCGCTAGCCCATTTGGTTCTAGAAGTAGGCTGAAAAGAAATAGAATCAGTGAGCCGAAAAACAGCATATATCCGGTAAACAACACTGGATTCATCGTTTTAGACACTTTGCTGATGATAAGAAAGCTGAACGCCTGCGATAATATGGCAAGGAAGATATGGAAATCCCCAATATTAATCGTTTCGAGTGCGCCATTGCCAAATAGGACAGTAA of the Bacillus tuaregi genome contains:
- the rpiB gene encoding ribose 5-phosphate isomerase B, giving the protein MKIGIGSDHNAFQFKEELKRFLANTEHEIVDYGCYSQDAVDYPDVAFEVAEAISEGKLERGILICGTGIGVSIAANKYPGIRAALCHDTYSAERAQLSNNAQIITMGSQIIGLETGKKIVDAYLNSEWAEGSKKKVDKIIEKEKEFVNVNFKEVVACS
- the tkt gene encoding transketolase, yielding MATSVEQLSINAVRTLAIDAIEKANSGHPGLPMGAASMAYTLWTEHMTHNPKNAKWFNRDRFVLSAGHGSMLLYALLHLSGYNVTMDDLKNFRQWGSRTPGHPEYGHTDGVETTTGPLGQGIATAVGMAMAEAHLAAAYNKEDFTVIDHYTFTLVGDGDLMEGISHETASLAGHLGLGKLIVLYDSNDISLDGDLNKSYSDNTAERFKAYGWQVLRVEDGNDLGALNQAIHEAKSNTAQPTLIEVKTVIGYGSPNKSGSSASHGAPLGKSEVELTKESYQWSYEPFQVPEEVYHDFNEKTREKGAVAEEAWNHVFSAYKERYPKDAEELERAIKGELPLNWSENLPVYELGENKATRDASGQVLNAIAEALPQFIGGSADLAGSNKTTILGQTDFSKNAYEGRNIWFGVREFAMAAALNGMALHGGLKVFGGTFFVFSDYLRPAVRLSALMKLPVTYVLTHDSIAVGEDGPTHQPIEHLASFRVMPGLSVIRPADGNETSAAWRLAVESTNKPTALVLTRQNLPILAGTKEQAYEGVTKGAYVISPAVKDTADAILIATGSEVHLAIQAQQALKEKGIAVSVVSMPSWDRFDEQDQTYKDAVLPPQVTKRLAIEMGSPFGWERYVGDKGRIIGIDTFGASGKAEKLMEDFGFTIDNVVKQVEGLL
- the glpX gene encoding class II fructose-bisphosphatase, coding for MQSLLLDIVKVTESAAIAALPWIGSGDKMAADGAGTNAMRASLNRLRMNGTVVIGEGEIDEAPMLFIGEKVGAGNGLEVDIAVDPIEGTNPTVNGQSNASAVIAVAPKGTLLHAPDMYMEKIAVGPKAKGKIDIEAPLLDNIQAVAKASGKDVRELTILIQDRPRHQEYIDIIRGCGAKVHLFNDGDVTYTAATCIENLNIDMFLGIGGAPEGVLGAVAVKGLGGEMQAKLLPFDEEEFNRCKKMGILHPTKPLRHEQLISSEDCIFAATGITDNLYLNGIKKESNQYVTHSILIYGIEQRVRYIESLYPEYEFAR
- the dhaL gene encoding dihydroxyacetone kinase subunit DhaL; its protein translation is MELTAVDLKQFYKEIVEMIEVQKDYLCELDRKLGDGDHGVTMSIGWQAINNKLENELLEEEDCSKISITVGKTFLSAVGSSVGPLYATGFLRGAKEIKGKTVINDHDLAQYWIAFAKGVKERGQAEVGDKTMIDTLEPFFQTLEASYGESQNFVSSFRLAVEAGKKGMESTKDLLSKRGRSSRLGERSLGAQDPGATSAYYILSTFQSFIEKYSVAV
- a CDS encoding dihydroxyacetone kinase subunit DhaK: MKKLINDPKNVVEEMLEGYIKAHPNYIKVLPENDRALVTTKETREGKVGILIGGGSGHEPAFMGYVGAGMADGVAVGNIFASPSPDPIVEVTKAIDKGAGVAYLYGNYAGDVMNFGMAAEMADLEEDIKVEMALTSDDVASAPKAEKEKRRGIAGSLFIWKAAGAAADFGYSLEDVIRMAKKANENTRSMGVGLSPCSLPQTGKPSFELGENEMEIGLGHHGEPGVEKGPIKTADEVADRLVQDILADIEITKGDKVAVLVNGLGSTPRMELYILFRRVEQILNEKGIEIHRSYVGDYITSLEMGGCSVTLMKLDDELMKAVDHPVDCPMFVQK
- the fsa gene encoding fructose-6-phosphate aldolase → MEFFLDTANIEEIKRINRLGLVDGVTTNPTIIAKENRDFEETIKEICNLVEGPVSAEVIGLTVDEMVTEARVIAEWAPNVVVKIPMTEAGLEAVNILSKEGIKTNVTLIFSVSQGLMAAKAGATYVSPFVGRVDDIGVDGLELIQNLKTVLVNYQLDAKIITASVRNIGHLEKAAIAGADIATIPGNLFPKLWSHPLTDNGIKQFLADWEKVPKKQEVR